AATTCAAACACATTCCCTAATAATTAACGTCGTCTTTAAAGAAGAAATCTAATAGAATTGGCGAAGGATGTGCGATGTGTATTTTATATTTTATGTTACAATTATGTTATTTTCGTATTAAACTGGGTTAGGTTAGAAATTAGGTGTAATTGAATTGGATATTTTGATATTAAACAATACGGGTTGGGGGCTTGGAGGTGGTGTGGAGGAATATTCTAGAATACTAGCCGACATAAATCTTGAGTTGGGTAATAGAATTATTAAAGCATCTTTAAATCGGACAAGGCGGACTTATGAAGACTTAGTTTTATATGCTAGAACAGAAAAGCATATCGTAAACATTTTTGATAATTACCTTGAGAAAAGCCTAAGTAAAGTCTGCTTAAGATTCAAAATTGACTTAATACATGCTAACATCACAGATGCCTATAATGGTTATCCTATCTTCAAAGTATCTCGTAAACTAAAAATCCCATTGGTTTTCACTATTCATGGATGGAACTACTTATGTCCTATAGGGTGGAAGATAATGCTCCCAGAATTTAAAGTGTGTAAAAAGATAGCGCCACATCCTCATTGTGCTATATGTGTAGCTTCGCTAAAAAAACATGAATCGCGATCACCAATAGAAATCCCTTTAAAAATCACTCGCATACCTTATGTTTCTTATATCTATAGGAAATTACTACAAGACGCTGATTGCGTGATCTCTCCTTCTAAGACATTTACTCTTGAATTATATAGGGAACTTGGCGTTAAGGCTCAGTACATTCCAAACCCGGTAAACCCAGCTCTACTAAGAGACGCATTGGAACCCCGAGTAGAGTCTATACGTAAAGATGAAGAACAAATAGTGCTCTTCATTGGTCGACTTGTCCATGAAAAAGGTGTATTGTTCCTACCAGAAATAGCTAGGAGGCTGAATCCGAAGGCTGAACTCCACGTAGCTGGGACGGGGCCTTTAGAGGAGAAACTAATGCGATACCGTATGCCAAATATGATTTTACACGGCTTATTGTTTGGAGAAGAGAAAAAGAATCTTTTGAAAAGAGCCTCAGTTGTTATTGTACCTTCTGTATGTAGGGAAATGCTTCCTTATGTTATACTAGAAGCTTTCGTTCATCGTAAACCCGTTGTTGCTTTCGATGTTGAGGGTGGACAGAAGGAGTTGATAGAGATGACTGGCAGCGGCTTACTCGCAAAGCCATTTGACATTCAAGACTTTGCCGATAAAGTTAATTACTTGCTTCAAAACCCTGATGAAGTTGAAAATATGACGAGAAATGTGCACAAAGTATTGTTAAAGGAATTTACAATCGACAATTACAAAGAGAAACTAGCAAGAATTTACAACAATGTAGTAAGCTAATAGTAACCACAGTATTCTTAAACTGTGAAATCTATTCCGTAAATGATGTTTCAGTAAAGGACGAGAGAAATTCGTAGCTATCTTATAAGTCACGGCTCTATTCAACCAGATTGTGCAAGTGCGAGACTCCGGCTTAGTGCTTTCATTGGGTAGAGTCTAAAGCAGAGTGAGAAACCTGGGTTGAAGAGGCTTCTTATAGTTATAAGCGTTGGGGAAGATCGTTGATTCACTTGTTCATTATTATGATTCAATGATGATGTTTTAACAGGATTACTCGTTATGATCCAATTATTGAACGTTGTTTAATCATAACTTACCGAGATTCTGCCAGCGATTTCAGGGGATTTGGGAGTGGATGCTGGTGTTTACGGTTGTGTTTTTCTAGGTGATTATGTGCCTTAGCTTCTCGGGATTGTGAGTGAGAGTGGGAATATGGCATCTTTGGCTTTTACTCCCGTGTTTTTGGTTAGTTTGGCGAGGTGTTTCTGGTATATTGTTTGCTTGGGTTCTTTTATAATTGCTGAGAGGTTGTCTGCGTAGTCTACCGGTAGTGGTATTTCTGTCTCGCTACTGACTTGTACTAGGCTTGAGATTGGTTTGATCTTGCTCAGTGAGTTGTTGGTTGCGTGCTCGGTCTTGACTGTTACCGGGTATGTTGTGGCTGGGGCTCTGTTGTAGGATTGCTTAACCGTGGAGCCTCTTGGCACGTTTTTCACTACGGATTCATACTATCTAAGTCTGGCCTCCAGCTAATCCTCCGACATCTCGGGCCTTTCCCGGAGTCTTCTCAACTCCTTGTAGATCTTGGGGTGGGAGCCGGCTGTCTCGTGGTTGGAGGGCTCTAGGGTCAAGCTTATAACTGTTTTATGGCTGAAGCCTTTTGCTTACGCGTTGTTCTCGAAGACTGTTGCCTTGTGTGTTCTAATGGTTGGTGTAGTGTTTAACCGGGTGGGGTGGGCTTTGTCTTCTGCGGGAAGGGTGTTGAAAAAGTGTGTGGTTTACGGGTTGGGATTGGGCAGGGGAGGGTTATGCTTGCTTCTTCGTTAATGCTGACTTGGCTGCTTTATACAGTAGTATCCACCCTATAACGCTCACTACTGCTGCTACGGGGAGTGTGATGCCTAGTGCTGTCCCCGCGATTATTAGTTTAGCTGAGGTTTTGAAACCGCTTACACCTGTGAACTCTTCAAGCTTGAACAAGCCTAATGCTAAACCTATCTCCCCGATAAGCCTCAGTATATCAGCAACCGTTAGCAAACCACTCATTAAAGGCAACATGATGCTGATGAATAATAGTGCTGAGAAAACACCATACCCTACCTGAACCAGGGTAGTAGGCGTGGAGAAATCCTCGAGACTATACTCCTTGAAGCGTGTGAAAGACGGTATTAAGTAGCCGAATATTGTTAAAACATAGACTGCTGCAACAATAATCTCCACCACAATTATGAATCCAAGAGTGTAGCTAGAACAGGAATCCCACCGGGAGCTACCGTGTTCTGAGTTAAAACCAGCAGCGATAAACCACCGATCGCGGCAAGGATTAAAACACCCGCAGCCCTAACCACCAGCATTAAAACAGCACCAATCCTCAGCTTCTCCAAGCCCCCGGTAAACCTATCACTCACCTGGTCCGACTCGTAGGTCTCGCCACTTGAAGGAAGGGCCTCCGACATCGAACCCCCGATATAAATTACCCCACGCGACGATATATGCTTTACAACCAGGGATCAGACACCGCGATTTCCAAACAAGTTGAAGCCAAACCCCTCCCGGGCAACCACCTGCTCTCCCGTTCACACCGCCACAGTGAGACAGGGTTTCCACAAGGGAATCTATATACTTGGCTTTACTTAACGTATATAGGGCTGTGCATGAGTGCTGCGCCCGCTAGGTTTCACGGGGTTATAGTCCCTCTTATAACACCGTTCAAGGAGGATTTCTCAATAGATGTTGACGCTACCAGGTGGCTGGTTGAATACCTGGTTGAGAACAGGGTCCACGGCGTCTTCCCCAACAGCACTACGGGCGAGTTCCCACACTTATCCAGGGATGAGGCTGTATTGCTTACTAAAGTGGTTCTCGAGGAGGCTGGCGGCAGGGTCTGGGTTCTCCCAGGGATAAGCGCTAACTACACTGAGGACTGTGTCTCCCTGGGAAGGGTTTTCAAGGATCTAGGCGTTCACGGCGTTATCCTGACACCCCCGTACTTTTTCAAAGTATCCGGGGAGAGGCTGAGGCTACACTTCTCAAGAGTTCTTGAAAAAGTTGACCTCCCCCTCATAGCCTACAACATCCCAGCCGCCACAGGCATCAACATACCGGTAGACCTCTACGTGGAGCTAGCCAGGGAGTACAGCAACCTAGCCGGGGCTAAGGTAACCTACGAGAGCTTCACCTACATTAGACAGTTGATCCAGAGGGTTAAAGAGGTTAGGAAAGACTTCGCGGTTTTAACAGGCCTGGACGACATGCTCCTACCAGTCTTAATGATGGGCGGCGACGGGGGCGTGATGGCCTTGGCTAACGCTTACCCGCAGCTGCACAGGGCAGTGTACGATGCCTACGTATCCGGGGACCTGGGGAAAGCCCTGGAGGCTTGGAGGAGGCTGCTAAGCCTGGTTAAAGTATACGACTACTCGACATCATACCCGACAGCGGTTAAAACACTACTCAAACTGCTTAAAACACCTGTAAAACCCTACGTAAGGCCGCCGCTAACACCTGAAAAACCCGGGGTCGAGGAAAGCATTAAAAGAATTGTGGAGGAACTGGGCATTCCACCGTTAAGCTAGCATCCCTGGAACACCCAGGGGTTTCCTACTCGTTTTTAAGGTTTTGTTTAAATTCTAGAACAAACTAATTATATATAGGCTATAAGCAGAGGACTTGGATATCACTGTTTCCATCGGGGTGTTATTC
This region of Thermosphaera aggregans genomic DNA includes:
- a CDS encoding glycosyltransferase family 4 protein codes for the protein MDILILNNTGWGLGGGVEEYSRILADINLELGNRIIKASLNRTRRTYEDLVLYARTEKHIVNIFDNYLEKSLSKVCLRFKIDLIHANITDAYNGYPIFKVSRKLKIPLVFTIHGWNYLCPIGWKIMLPEFKVCKKIAPHPHCAICVASLKKHESRSPIEIPLKITRIPYVSYIYRKLLQDADCVISPSKTFTLELYRELGVKAQYIPNPVNPALLRDALEPRVESIRKDEEQIVLFIGRLVHEKGVLFLPEIARRLNPKAELHVAGTGPLEEKLMRYRMPNMILHGLLFGEEKKNLLKRASVVIVPSVCREMLPYVILEAFVHRKPVVAFDVEGGQKELIEMTGSGLLAKPFDIQDFADKVNYLLQNPDEVENMTRNVHKVLLKEFTIDNYKEKLARIYNNVVS
- a CDS encoding dihydrodipicolinate synthase family protein translates to MSAAPARFHGVIVPLITPFKEDFSIDVDATRWLVEYLVENRVHGVFPNSTTGEFPHLSRDEAVLLTKVVLEEAGGRVWVLPGISANYTEDCVSLGRVFKDLGVHGVILTPPYFFKVSGERLRLHFSRVLEKVDLPLIAYNIPAATGINIPVDLYVELAREYSNLAGAKVTYESFTYIRQLIQRVKEVRKDFAVLTGLDDMLLPVLMMGGDGGVMALANAYPQLHRAVYDAYVSGDLGKALEAWRRLLSLVKVYDYSTSYPTAVKTLLKLLKTPVKPYVRPPLTPEKPGVEESIKRIVEELGIPPLS